One window from the genome of Patescibacteria group bacterium encodes:
- a CDS encoding ParA family protein, translating into MVRTIAIVNQKGGVGKTTTAVNLSAYLASMGKFVLLIDLDPQGNASSAFGIDHRSLPEGIYESLTGIAPMKQVIQATAVEGHKLAPASISLAGANIELVNVERREYRLRDTLAEVAHEYDYVIIDCPPSLGLLTVNALVGADEIIIPVQAEYYALEGLSSLLETISLVRENINQELEILGALITMYDDRYKLTHDVFHELYRYFPNRIFRTVIPRNIRLAEAPSYGKPILHYDRGSRGAKAYEKLAREVIFTES; encoded by the coding sequence GTGGTCAGGACTATTGCCATCGTCAATCAAAAAGGCGGTGTAGGCAAAACAACGACCGCGGTAAACCTTTCCGCATATTTGGCGAGCATGGGCAAGTTCGTGCTGCTTATTGACCTCGATCCGCAAGGAAACGCGTCAAGCGCGTTTGGCATCGACCACCGGTCGCTCCCTGAAGGCATTTATGAATCGCTCACGGGGATTGCCCCCATGAAGCAGGTGATACAGGCAACCGCGGTTGAAGGGCACAAACTCGCTCCCGCATCCATCTCGCTCGCCGGCGCCAACATCGAACTGGTCAATGTGGAGCGGCGCGAATATAGGCTCCGCGACACCCTCGCAGAGGTTGCCCATGAGTATGATTACGTGATTATCGACTGTCCTCCTTCTCTGGGGCTGCTTACCGTGAATGCCTTGGTGGGCGCGGATGAGATCATCATTCCGGTCCAGGCGGAGTATTATGCGCTCGAAGGCTTAAGCTCGCTCCTTGAGACCATCTCCCTGGTGCGGGAGAACATAAACCAGGAATTAGAGATTCTCGGCGCCCTTATCACCATGTATGACGACCGCTACAAGCTCACCCATGACGTGTTCCATGAACTGTACCGTTATTTTCCGAATCGCATTTTCCGCACCGTGATCCCGCGCAATATCAGACTCGCCGAGGCCCCGTCGTACGGGAAACCGATTCTGCACTATGACCGGGGATCGAGGGGAGCGAAGGCGTATGAGAAACTGGCGAGAGAAGTGATATTTACCGAGTCGTAA